A genome region from Thermodesulfobacteriota bacterium includes the following:
- a CDS encoding universal stress protein, whose amino-acid sequence MYRHILVPVDVEWQTERRPGLETAARLCQCFGAQLHVMTVVPDMGLPLVGQFFPKGAEEAMVEEAKAALHDLVKQKIPAGIEVQVVVAQGSVYRRVLEMAETIGADLIVMAAHHPEGSERLLGPNASRVARHAPCSVLVARP is encoded by the coding sequence ATGTACCGACACATCCTGGTGCCCGTCGACGTGGAGTGGCAGACCGAGCGGCGCCCCGGCCTGGAGACCGCCGCCCGGCTGTGCCAGTGCTTCGGGGCGCAGCTCCACGTGATGACGGTGGTGCCCGACATGGGGCTGCCCCTGGTGGGTCAGTTCTTCCCGAAGGGGGCGGAGGAGGCGATGGTGGAAGAGGCCAAGGCGGCGCTCCACGACCTCGTGAAGCAGAAGATTCCGGCGGGGATCGAGGTCCAGGTGGTCGTGGCCCAGGGGTCGGTGTACCGGCGCGTACTGGAGATGGCCGAGACCATCGGGGCCGACCTCATCGTCATGGCCGCCCACCACCCCGAAGGGAGTGAGCGCCTGCTCGGCCCCAACGCGAGCCGCGTGGCGCGGCACGCCCCCTGCTCGGTGCTGGTAGCCCGGCCGTAG